AAATGTATGCCATTGCTAAAAAAGAGTGCTTAGAAATTATCGCTAGTGGTAAATTAAGATTGCTTGGTTATGAGGAAATCTTCAGAAAGTTAAATGAAGAAACAGGTGCTGCTGGATTAGAATCGATGTGGGAAATTCCGTTTAGTGAAGGTAGAGGTAGGGTTATTTTTGATTTAGGTGTTAGACACGCAAAAACAGATCAATATACTGGACAAAACAAAGGCGGTACAAATGGTCCTAATCCAATCATGTTATATGAGTATGAAAAAGAGGATGTACGTAGAGATGTGAGCATTGTTCCTTACGGATGGGATGGTGGTGATGGTACTAAAGGTGCAGCTCAAGTTCCATCTTCATTAAGTGCTTTATATTTTGGTAAATATCGTTATGAGTGGATGAAACGCAGAGTAACATCTACAAATGATGATGGTTTAAACTGGATGTACATGCGTTATGCTGATGTAGTTTTAATGGCTGCTGAAGCGGTTAATGATATCGACGGTCCAGCTGCAGCAGCTCCATATTTAAAAATGATTCGCGATAGGGCCTACCCAACCGCACCTGCAAAGGTCACTTCGTTTATGAGTACGGCAACAGCTTCTAAAGCAGCATTTTTTGATGCTGTTGTAAATGAAAGAGCGTTAGAGTTTACTGGAGAAATGCTAAGAAAAGCAGATTTAATACGTTGGAACTTGTTAGATTCTAAATTAGCTGATGCTAAATTGAAATTACAACAGTTAGAAGCCAGAACAGGAAAATATGCTAATCTTCCTGCTAAGATTTATTATAAAACCCTAGCAAATGGAGAAACTGTTGAAATTTATGGTTTAAACTTTGGCGATACAGATGCTATTGGCGCTGCTGGTGGTTATACGGCTAATAAAGCTTGGACTCTTGGACCAACTACAGACCCAATTAAATATTGGGATGCTTTGTTTGTAAAACAACCAAATTTGCAACAATATTGGCCTATTTGGCAAGTTTTCTTAGACGCTTCTAATGGAATGCTAAATAATAAACCTTTAAACTTATAAACTCAAGGGTATGAAAAAGAATAATATATATATCAGCATTTTTTTCCTGATGACTTTAATAGGTTTTTCAGGTTGTAAAGATGATATGATGGAAGAAATTACTACATTAAATGTTGATAGAACATTTTCACCAACTGGTTTAACTGCTAGTGTAGTTAATAAAACAAATGTCCTATTAACTTGGAAAGCTGTAAATAACGCCAAAACTTATACAGTTGAAGTGTTTGAAAATGCAGATTTTTCAGGAACAGCTGTTAAAACAATACCAAATATCACATTTACACAAGTGCCATATACAGTTACTGGCCTATCAGGTGATACACAATATTCGATAAGAGTTAAAGGTGTAGGCGAAGGAACAGATGATTCTAAATGGGTAACTGCTTCTGCTAAGACTGATCCTGAACAGATTTTCTCAGCAATAAATGCAGCTAAGTTAACAGCAAATTCAGTGGCTTTAAACTGGCCTGCTGGTCAAACAGCCACTACAATTACTTTATCACCTGGTAATATTACACGTACGGTTACTGCAGCAGAAATAGCAGCAGGTGAGGCAATAGTGACAGGTTTAACAGGAGAAACGCTATATACAGCAAAACTACTTAATGGAACTAAGGTTAGAGGCACAATTACCTTCACAACTTTGCTTGATTTAGGCGGTGCAATTGCGGTTTATCCAACAGATAACTTGGCCACTCTAATTGCTAATGCAAATGCAGGTGATGTATTTGCATTGTTCCCTGGTACATACAATATCAACGCAGACATAACTGCAACTAAATCAATATCAATAAAAGGAGCTAAGCCAACTGATAAGCCAATTATTAAAGGTATGATCATTAGGTTAAAAGCTAATGCTGGTTTGTCTTTAAAAGATTTAGATATTGATGGTACTGGAGCTTTAAATGGTAATCAGGCAATTATTTATGATGAAGCTTTAACTACTGCTTATGGCAACCTAAACGTTGAGAATTGTGTAATTAAAAATTATGTAAAAGGTTTAATGTATGTGAATGTTGCGGCTCTTATAGAATCGGTTACATATAAAGGTAATATCATTAGCAATATTGAATGTAATGGAGGAGACTTTATTGATTTTAGAGCTGGTATAGCTAAAACTGTTAGTTTTACCAACAATACAGTTTATAACTCAGCTTTAGCAAGAGATTTTTTTAGAATGGATCCTGCTGGTTCAACTAACTTCCCTACCATAACATCAGTTATTACCATCTCTACAAATACTTTAAACGGAATGTGTAATGGTGCAGCAAATAGATTATTGTACGTTCGTTTAGCAAATCATCAAATTTTCTTTTCTAAAAATATAGTAGCAAATTCTGGTGGTATCTTAACAAATCAAGCATCAACCATTATTGTAGCAGCTAATTTTACAGGCAATAACTATTTTAATGCACCAACGTATTTAGCTGGCAGTGCTACAGCTAATGCTAAATATGATACAGGAACTTCAACTTCTTTAAATCCTGGTTTTACATCGGTTGCTACAGGTAATTTTACCATTAGTGAGAATACGCTTAAAACAAATGGAGTAGGCGATCCACGATGGAGATAAAAATTTAAATTTGGTTTACTATAAAGGGGGCAGAGAATTCTGTTCCCTTTTTTTGTGGTATCGGTCGGCAACGTTTGCACAATTAATTATCATAAATGGTCTGAAAGTTGAGTAATTTGCTTTTCTAAAACTCAAAAACTAATTTGACTTTTTAAAAAAAACCAATTATAGCATGTATAAAAACCTTTTGATCGGACTAGGAATTATCCTGATGTCATTTACCTTCATAAAAAGAGATCCCATTACACTTTATATTATCGGCGATTCTACAGCCGCCAATAAAGCAGCGAATAAATTTCCAGAAACTGGATGGGGAATGGAATTACAACCATTCTTTAATACAGAAGTTAAGGTTGATAATAGAGCCTTAAATGGAAGAAGCACTAAATCTTTCATCAATGAAAAAAGGTGGGAAAATATATTAACCACATTAAAAGAAGGCGATTTTGTGATGATTGAGTTCGGTCATAATGATGAGAAGATTG
The sequence above is drawn from the Pedobacter frigiditerrae genome and encodes:
- a CDS encoding DUF4957 domain-containing protein, translated to MKKNNIYISIFFLMTLIGFSGCKDDMMEEITTLNVDRTFSPTGLTASVVNKTNVLLTWKAVNNAKTYTVEVFENADFSGTAVKTIPNITFTQVPYTVTGLSGDTQYSIRVKGVGEGTDDSKWVTASAKTDPEQIFSAINAAKLTANSVALNWPAGQTATTITLSPGNITRTVTAAEIAAGEAIVTGLTGETLYTAKLLNGTKVRGTITFTTLLDLGGAIAVYPTDNLATLIANANAGDVFALFPGTYNINADITATKSISIKGAKPTDKPIIKGMIIRLKANAGLSLKDLDIDGTGALNGNQAIIYDEALTTAYGNLNVENCVIKNYVKGLMYVNVAALIESVTYKGNIISNIECNGGDFIDFRAGIAKTVSFTNNTVYNSALARDFFRMDPAGSTNFPTITSVITISTNTLNGMCNGAANRLLYVRLANHQIFFSKNIVANSGGILTNQASTIIVAANFTGNNYFNAPTYLAGSATANAKYDTGTSTSLNPGFTSVATGNFTISENTLKTNGVGDPRWR
- a CDS encoding RagB/SusD family nutrient uptake outer membrane protein, with product MKKIIYILFVFAGFAAISSCKNALDAPAKSTLDESVIFSTPGLAEGAIAGVLQSFGETNSYRGRFLVYYGVNNDTEVYNSLKATGDDKARLSNNNTNVNNSQMNTLDNAYAKFYEGIERANLAIRGIRTYGKIESNPQMAQILGQILTLRAVVYNDLIKGWGDVPARFEPVTTETSYLPRSDRDVIYKQLLADLNEAAGYLPWPNENASTNSVEKVNKAFAKGLRARLALAAGGYAQRLDGTVKLSADPELSRDKMYAIAKKECLEIIASGKLRLLGYEEIFRKLNEETGAAGLESMWEIPFSEGRGRVIFDLGVRHAKTDQYTGQNKGGTNGPNPIMLYEYEKEDVRRDVSIVPYGWDGGDGTKGAAQVPSSLSALYFGKYRYEWMKRRVTSTNDDGLNWMYMRYADVVLMAAEAVNDIDGPAAAAPYLKMIRDRAYPTAPAKVTSFMSTATASKAAFFDAVVNERALEFTGEMLRKADLIRWNLLDSKLADAKLKLQQLEARTGKYANLPAKIYYKTLANGETVEIYGLNFGDTDAIGAAGGYTANKAWTLGPTTDPIKYWDALFVKQPNLQQYWPIWQVFLDASNGMLNNKPLNL